One window from the genome of Candidatus Zixiibacteriota bacterium encodes:
- a CDS encoding HD domain-containing protein, producing the protein MASGTAKITVTPQYLPILLDSLRVDSVLDFDLYLTVNGNMVLYRSADLPFTDRTRRTLLDNRVDRLFITDDNRSRYQRYIERNLPKIMTDPGIREEKKANILYDTSTNLVKEVLANPTYGENIQRTKDLVTNTVEFILQGKEAFHTLLKITSFDYYTYTHSVNVCTFSLALAQQLGYGDETFLNELGVGALLHDVGKSRVSERILNKRAPLNPTEFEIMKRHPQWGAEILEETDQIAAACYYPVLQHHERGDRRGYPNGLRLDEMHVYSQIVAIADSFDAMTTERVYQKAMDTFPALKIMFSLQTAYRDDFLKAFVELMGPTGLAD; encoded by the coding sequence ATGGCTTCCGGCACCGCCAAAATTACCGTCACGCCGCAGTACCTGCCGATCCTCCTGGACTCGCTGCGGGTCGACTCCGTCCTCGACTTTGACCTGTACCTGACAGTCAACGGCAACATGGTGCTGTACCGGTCGGCCGACCTCCCCTTCACCGACCGCACCCGCCGCACCCTCCTGGACAACCGGGTCGACCGGCTCTTCATCACCGACGACAACCGGTCCCGCTACCAGCGCTACATCGAGCGCAACCTCCCCAAGATCATGACCGATCCCGGGATCCGGGAGGAGAAGAAAGCGAACATCCTCTACGACACCTCGACCAACCTCGTCAAAGAAGTGCTGGCGAACCCCACCTACGGCGAGAACATCCAGCGGACAAAGGACCTGGTGACAAACACCGTCGAGTTCATCCTGCAGGGGAAAGAGGCCTTTCACACCCTGCTCAAGATCACCTCCTTCGACTACTACACCTACACCCATTCGGTCAATGTCTGCACGTTCTCGCTGGCCCTGGCGCAGCAGCTGGGGTACGGAGATGAGACGTTTCTCAACGAGCTCGGCGTCGGGGCGCTGCTGCACGACGTGGGGAAATCGCGGGTGTCGGAGCGGATTCTCAACAAGCGGGCCCCCCTCAACCCGACCGAGTTCGAGATCATGAAGCGCCATCCGCAGTGGGGGGCGGAGATTCTCGAAGAGACCGACCAGATCGCCGCCGCCTGCTACTACCCGGTGCTCCAGCACCACGAGCGCGGGGACCGGCGGGGGTATCCCAACGGACTGCGGCTCGATGAAATGCACGTCTACTCGCAGATTGTCGCCATTGCGGACTCGTTCGACGCCATGACGACCGAGCGCGTGTACCAGAAAGCAATGGACACTTTTCCGGCGCTGAAAATCATGTTCTCTCTCCAGACCGCGTACCGCGACGATTTCCTGAAGGCGTTCGTGGAACTGATGGGGCCGACGGGTCTGGCGGACTAG